Part of the Propioniciclava sp. MC1595 genome is shown below.
TGGGGAAGGTGGCGGTGCGCGACCGGGGCGCGGGGCGTCCGACGAAGCGGGAGCGGCGGGTCATGGACGCGTTCCGCGGAACCGGGCCCGGCCGGGGCCGGTAGACTCTGCGCCCATGGCCATTCCCTCGTTCGTCGACCGCGCGACCCTGCGTGTCTCCGGTGGCAACGGTGGCCACGGGTGCGCCTCTGTGCACCGCGAGAAGTTCAAGCCGCTGGGCGGCCCCGACGGCGGCAACGGCGGTGACGGCGGCTCGGTCGTCCTGCGCGTCGACCTCGGGCTGACCACGCTCGTCGACTACCACCGCCAGTCCCAGCGCCGCGCCACCAACGGCCAGCCCGGCGAGGGCGACCACCGCCGCGGCGCCAACGGCGACGACGTCGTGCTGGCCGTGCCCGAGGGCACCGTGGTCAGCGACGCCGACACCGGCGAGGTCCTGGCCGACCTGGTCGGCGAGGGCGCCGAGGTCGTGATCGCGGCCGGCGGCAAGGGCGGCCTGGGCAACGCCGCGCTGGCGACCGCCGCGCGCAAGGCCCCGGGCTTCGCCCTCCTGGGCGAGGACGGCGAGGAGCGCACGATCGTCCTCGAGCTGAAGGTGCTCGCCGACGTCGGGCTCGTCGGCTTCCCCAGCGCGGGCAAGAGCTCCCTCATCGCGGCGATCAGCCGCGCGCGGCCGAAGATCGCCGATTACCCCTTCACCACGCTGGTGCCGAACCTGGGCGTCGTCGTCGCGGGGGAGACCACCTACACCGTCGCCGACGTGCCCGGCCTGATCGAGGGCGCCTCCGAGGGCCGCGGTCTGGGCTTCGACTTCCTGCGCCACATCGAGCGCTGCCAGGCCATCGTGCACGTCATCGACTGCGCCACCTACGAGCCCGGCCGCGACCCGGTCACCGACCTCGACATCATCGAGGGCGAGCTCGCCGCCCACGGCGGCCTGGAGGACCGGCCGCGCCTGGTCGCACTCAACAAGGTCGACATCCCCGACGCCGCCGAGCTGGCCGACCTGGTCACGCCCGACCTCGAGGAGCGCGGGCTGAAGGTCTTCCGCATCTCCACCAAGTCGGGCGAGGGCCTGCAGGGGCTCACCTTCGCGATGGCCGACCTCGTCCGCCAGCGCCGGGACGCCGCGCCCGCCCCCGCGCCGCAACGGATCGTGATCCGGCCCGCGCCGGTGGCCGGCGGCCCCGAGTTCGGCATCCGCCGCATGGGCGACGGCGAGGGCGGCTTCGTCTGGCGCGTGGAGGGCACCAAGCCCGAGCGCTGGGTCAAGCAGACCGACTTCACCAACCCCGAGGCCGTCGGCTACCTCGCCGACCGGTTCACCCGCCTCGGCATCGAGGACGAGCTGCTGCGCCTCGGTGCCCGCGAGGGGGACGCCGTGGCCATCGGCGCCGGCGAGAACCCGGTCGTGTTCGACTTCGCGCCCCAGATCCAGTCCGGCGCCGAGATCCTCACCCGTCGCGGCGACGACGAGCGCCTCCACAGCGAGCGTCCCTCCGTCGTGCGCCGCCGCGAGATGGACGCCGAGTACCACGCGGCCAAGGCCGATGCCGAGGGCAAGCCCCGTGACCCCAAGCAGAGCTGGCGCGCGGCGTCCGACGAGGAGGACGGCTGGTGAGTGCCGCCATCCGGCGCTCCGTCGGCGAGGCGCGGCGGATCGTCGTCAAGGTGGGGTCCTCTTCGCTCACCGACGCCTTCGGGCGCATCGACATGGCCCAGATGAACGCCCTCGTGGACGCCATCGCCGCGGCCCGGGCGTCCGGCCGGGAGGTCGTGGTGGTCAGCTCCGGCGCTGTGGCCGCCGGCCTCGACCCGCTCGGCATGCGGGCCAGGCCCCGCGACCTCGCCACCCGGCAGGCGGCCGCCTCGGTGGGCCAGGGCCTGCTGCTGGCGCGCTACACCTCGCTGTTCGCCGCGCACGGACTCACCGTCGGCCAGGTCCTGCTCACGGTGGAGGACATCACCCGGCAGTCCTCCTACGCCAACGCCCTGCGGACCCTGACCCGGCTCCTCGACCTCGGCGTCGTGCCCGTCGTCAACGAGAACGACACCGTCGCCACCAACGAGCTGCGCTTCGGCGACAACGACCGCCTGGCCGCGCTGGTCGCCCACGTGGTGCAGGCCGACGCGCTGTTCCTGCTCTCCGACGTGGACGCCCTCTACACCGACCACCCCGCACGCCCGGGCGCGCGGCGGATCACCGACGTGCCCGAGGTCGACGAGCTGGTCGTCGACACCTCCCGGAGCGGGTCCACCGTCGGCACCGGCGGCATGGCCACCAAGCTGGAGGCCGCCCGCATCGCCACCCACGCCGGCGTGACCACCGTGCTGGCCTCGGCGACCGCGGTGGCCGAGGCGCTGGCCGGCGAGCCCGTCGGCACCCTGTTCCACCCGTCGGGCCGCCGCCGCTCCCGGAAGATGCTCTGGCTGGCCTACGCGTCCAAGGTCGAGGGCGTCCTGACCCTCGACGCGGGTGCCGTGCGCGCCGTGGTCGAGCGCGGGGCGTCCCTGCTGCCGGCCGGCGTGACCGGCTTCACCGGCGAGTTCCACGCCGGGGACCCGGTGCGCCTCGACGGCCCCGACGGCCAGCTGGTGGGGCACGGCCTGGTCAACTACGACGCGACCGACGTGCCCTCGATGCTCGGCCGTTCCACTCGCGAGCTCGCCGCCGAGCGCGGGGAGGGCTTCGACCGCGAGCTGGTGCACCGCGACGCGCTCATCCTGCGCAAGAAGTTCCGGGGCTGACGCGTTCGGCGTCTAGGGTGTGGCCCATGGCGTCCGACCCCTCCGAGCAGCAGCAACTGGCCGGCTACCTCACCCGCAGCGGGGTGGCCCTGGTCGCCGGTGGCGTCCTGCTGTTCCTCAGTGGCACGTTCGCGCAGGCGGGCCCGCCCTCCCTCGGCCTGATGGGCGGCCTGGGCCTGGGCATGATCGTGCTCGGCGTCGCCCTGCTGTGGTACGCCCGCACCCTGCGCCGGGCCTGAACCAGTCCTCGGGCACGACCGGGGGAGCGGGCGCCGAATCCTAGACTGGCGGCCATGACGACCTTCACCGACCAGGCCCGCGCCGCGCGCACCGCCGCGCGCACGCTCGCCACGGCGTCCCGGGCGACCAAGGACGCCGCGCTGGGCGCGATGGCCGACCGCCTGCTCGCCGCGCAGGACGCGATCCTGGCGGCCAACGCCGAGGACGTGGCCGCCGCCGAGGCCGCGGGCACGAGCGCCGCCCTGATCGACCGGCTCCGCCTCACCCCCGAGCGCCTGCAGGGCATGGCCGACGGCTTGCGCCAGCTCGCCGGGCTGCCCGACCCGATCGGCGACGTGCTGCGCGGCTGGACCAACGCCAACGGCGTCACCGTGCGTCAGGTGCGGGTGCCCTTCGGCGTGGTCGGCATCATCTACGAGGCCCGCCCCAACGTGACCGCCGACGCCGCCGGCATCGCCCTGAAGTCCGGCAACGCGGCGCTGCTGCGCGGGTCGAGCTCGACGCTGGCCTCCAACCGCGCCGTCATGGCCGCCCTGCGCGACGGCCTGCTCGACGCCGGCCTGCCCGCCGACGCCGCCCAGCTCGTGGAGGGGGACCGCTCGGTCACCGCCGAGATGATGGGTGCCCGCGGCCTGGTCGACGTGCTCATCCCGCGCGGTGGGGCCGGCCTGATCAACGCGGTCGTCGAGGGCTCGAAGGTGCCCGTGATCGAGACCGGCACCGGCAACTGCCACCTGTTCGTGGACGCCTCGGCCGACCACGACATGGCCCTCGGCATCCTGCTCAACGCCAAGACCCAGCGCCCCAGCGTGTGCAACGCGGTCGAGACCCTGCTCGTGCACGCGGACGCCGCCCCCGCCTTCCTGCCCAAGGCCCTGGCCGCGCTGGCGGACGCCGGCGTGACGGTCCACGGGACCCCGGCCGTCGCGGCGTACTCGGCCGACGTCGTGCCGGCCGGGGACGGGGAGTTCGACGACGAGTACCTCTCGCTCGACCTCGCCTGCGACGTGGTGCCCGACCTGGACGCGGCCATCGGCCACATCCGCGAGCACACGACCGGCCACTCCGAGACCATCGTCACCGCCGACCTGCGCTCGGCCGACCGCTTCGTCGCCGAGGTGGACGCCGCGGCCGTCCTGGTGAACGCCTCGAGCCGGTTCGTGGACGGGGGCGAGTTCGGGTTCGGCGCCGAGATCGGCATCTCGACGCAGAAGCTGCACGCCCGCGGCCCGATGGCGCTGCCCGAGATGACCGCCACGAAGTACGTGGTCACGGGCCACGGGCAGACCAGGGCCTGAGTTCGCTATGCTCCCGCGCATGAACCTCCTGCTCGAAGCAGCCGCCGGCCACGGGGACCAGACCGGCGCCATCATCACCGGCCTCGTCGTGTTCGCGGGCCTGCTCAGCCTGCTCGGAATCCTCGTCGGCTTCGGCTCGGCCCGTCCGCACGCGGTGGCCGAGCGCGAATGACGTCCACCGGCCTGGCCAACGGCACGGGCCGCGCCACGTGGCGCCTCGGCGTCATGGGTGGCACCTTCGACCCGATCCACCACGGCCACCTCGTGGCCGCGAGTGAGGTGGCGGCGCGCTTCGACCTCGACGAAGTGGTCTTCGTGCCGACCGGCCAGCCGTGGCAGAAGGCCCACAAGAAGGTCTCCTCGCCCGAGGACCGCTACCTCATGACGGTCATCGCCACGGCGTCCAACCCCCGCTTCTCGGTGAGCCGGGTCGACATCGAGCGGCCGGGCGACACCTACACCGTCGACACCCTGCGCGACCTGCGCAAGCTCCGCGGGCCCGAAACGCAGCTGTACTTCATCACCGGAGCCGACGCCCTCAGCCAGATCCTGACGTGGCGCGGCGCCGACGAGTTGTTCGAGCTCGCCCACTTCGTGGGCGTCTCCCGGCCCGGCGTCGAACTGGACCAGTCCGACATCGCGCACCTGCCGGCCGACAAGGTCACCCTCATCGAGATCCCGGCGCTGTCGATCTCGTCGACCGCCTGCCGCGAGCGCACGGCGTCCGGCCTGCCCACCTGGTACTTGGTGCCGGACGGTATCGTGCAGTACATCAGCAAGCGGGGCCTGTACATCCAAGGCCCCGATGACAAGGAGATTCATGGCGGCGACTGACCACGCGCTCCACCTCACCCAGTTGGCGGCCCAAGCGGCGGCCGACAAGCAGGCCACCGACCTGGTGGCCTTCGACGTGTCGGAGCGCCTGGCCCTCACCGACGTCTTCCTGATCGTGACCGCGAAGAACGAGCCCCAGGTGGGCGCCGTGGTCGACGCGATCGAGGAGGCCCTGTTCAAGGACGGCTCCAAGGTCCTGCGCCGCGAGGGCGAGGGCGAGAAGCGCTGGGTGCTGCTCGACTTCGGCGACATCGTGGTGCACGTCCAGCACGCCGAGGAGCGGCAGCTGTACTCGCTCGAGCGCCTGTGGCGCGACTGCCCGGCGATCGCGCTCTCCGTCGACGAGGGCGTCGCAGCCGTCGAGGCGTGATGCAGGACGCGCCGCGCACCAAGCTGGTGCTCGTCCGCCACGGCCAGACCGACTCGAACGCGGCCGGGCGGTTCCAGGGGCAGCAGGACGTCCCGCTCAACCGCATCGGGCGCTCCCAGGCCGCCACGCTGGCCGAGCGGCTCGTCCGCCTGAAGGCCGCGCGCGTGGTCACCTCCGACCTGCTGCGCGCCTCCGCGACGGCCGAGGCGATCGCCACGGCGTCCGGCATCGGCGTCGAGGTGGACGCCGGCCTGCGCGAGATCCACGTCGGCTCGTGGGAGGGCCGCACGGCGGTCGAGGTGGCCGTCGAGAACCCGTGGTTCGAGGACGCCCTCCACACCGGCCGCGACTTCCGCCGCTCCGAGACCGGGGAGACCGCCGAGGAGGCGGGTGAGCGAGTCGCCGGCGTGCTGGCCCGGGTGGCGTCCGCGCACCCGGGGGAGACCACCGTCGTCGTCGGGCACGGCCTCGCGCTGCGCGTGGGGCTGTCGTTGTTCCTCGGGCTGGGGCTGGACGCGTCCTTCTCCCTGTCGGGGCTGTGGAACTGCTCCTGGACGATCCTGGAGCACAACCAGCGCTGGCGGCTGCTGAGCTACAACAACGTCGTGGTGAACCACGGCGGGCAGCCGCCGTCGGCCTCCTCGCGCTGAGCCGTCAGGCCCAGTCGACCGGGCCCTCGTGGATCGTGTCGCCCACGATGTAGTGGCGCAGCCAGTGCGGGTGCACGCGCACGATCGTGAACGCCGCGTCCGCCGCCTGCGAGTCGGGGAAGCGTGCCTCGTACGCGGCGGCCCATGCCCGCTGCTCGGCGGCGTCGGCCGGGAAGGCGGCGGTGCCCTCGACCTGGATCGAGGACTCCTCGGTCGTGCCGATGACCAGCGCGACCCGGGGGTCGGCGGCGAGGTTGTGGGCCTTGCGGGAGGACACCTGCGTGTCGAAGAGCACGTCGCCGTCGGGCAGGGGCGCCAGCGTCAGCAGGGCGGCCTCGGGGCCGCGCTCGGCGTCATGGGTGGACACCACGCCGAGCGGGTGGTCGGTGACGTAGCGGACGAAGTCGT
Proteins encoded:
- the obgE gene encoding GTPase ObgE, giving the protein MAIPSFVDRATLRVSGGNGGHGCASVHREKFKPLGGPDGGNGGDGGSVVLRVDLGLTTLVDYHRQSQRRATNGQPGEGDHRRGANGDDVVLAVPEGTVVSDADTGEVLADLVGEGAEVVIAAGGKGGLGNAALATAARKAPGFALLGEDGEERTIVLELKVLADVGLVGFPSAGKSSLIAAISRARPKIADYPFTTLVPNLGVVVAGETTYTVADVPGLIEGASEGRGLGFDFLRHIERCQAIVHVIDCATYEPGRDPVTDLDIIEGELAAHGGLEDRPRLVALNKVDIPDAAELADLVTPDLEERGLKVFRISTKSGEGLQGLTFAMADLVRQRRDAAPAPAPQRIVIRPAPVAGGPEFGIRRMGDGEGGFVWRVEGTKPERWVKQTDFTNPEAVGYLADRFTRLGIEDELLRLGAREGDAVAIGAGENPVVFDFAPQIQSGAEILTRRGDDERLHSERPSVVRRREMDAEYHAAKADAEGKPRDPKQSWRAASDEEDGW
- the proB gene encoding glutamate 5-kinase, encoding MSAAIRRSVGEARRIVVKVGSSSLTDAFGRIDMAQMNALVDAIAAARASGREVVVVSSGAVAAGLDPLGMRARPRDLATRQAAASVGQGLLLARYTSLFAAHGLTVGQVLLTVEDITRQSSYANALRTLTRLLDLGVVPVVNENDTVATNELRFGDNDRLAALVAHVVQADALFLLSDVDALYTDHPARPGARRITDVPEVDELVVDTSRSGSTVGTGGMATKLEAARIATHAGVTTVLASATAVAEALAGEPVGTLFHPSGRRRSRKMLWLAYASKVEGVLTLDAGAVRAVVERGASLLPAGVTGFTGEFHAGDPVRLDGPDGQLVGHGLVNYDATDVPSMLGRSTRELAAERGEGFDRELVHRDALILRKKFRG
- a CDS encoding glutamate-5-semialdehyde dehydrogenase, with translation MTTFTDQARAARTAARTLATASRATKDAALGAMADRLLAAQDAILAANAEDVAAAEAAGTSAALIDRLRLTPERLQGMADGLRQLAGLPDPIGDVLRGWTNANGVTVRQVRVPFGVVGIIYEARPNVTADAAGIALKSGNAALLRGSSSTLASNRAVMAALRDGLLDAGLPADAAQLVEGDRSVTAEMMGARGLVDVLIPRGGAGLINAVVEGSKVPVIETGTGNCHLFVDASADHDMALGILLNAKTQRPSVCNAVETLLVHADAAPAFLPKALAALADAGVTVHGTPAVAAYSADVVPAGDGEFDDEYLSLDLACDVVPDLDAAIGHIREHTTGHSETIVTADLRSADRFVAEVDAAAVLVNASSRFVDGGEFGFGAEIGISTQKLHARGPMALPEMTATKYVVTGHGQTRA
- the nadD gene encoding nicotinate-nucleotide adenylyltransferase yields the protein MTSTGLANGTGRATWRLGVMGGTFDPIHHGHLVAASEVAARFDLDEVVFVPTGQPWQKAHKKVSSPEDRYLMTVIATASNPRFSVSRVDIERPGDTYTVDTLRDLRKLRGPETQLYFITGADALSQILTWRGADELFELAHFVGVSRPGVELDQSDIAHLPADKVTLIEIPALSISSTACRERTASGLPTWYLVPDGIVQYISKRGLYIQGPDDKEIHGGD
- the rsfS gene encoding ribosome silencing factor — translated: MAATDHALHLTQLAAQAAADKQATDLVAFDVSERLALTDVFLIVTAKNEPQVGAVVDAIEEALFKDGSKVLRREGEGEKRWVLLDFGDIVVHVQHAEERQLYSLERLWRDCPAIALSVDEGVAAVEA
- a CDS encoding histidine phosphatase family protein, which codes for MQDAPRTKLVLVRHGQTDSNAAGRFQGQQDVPLNRIGRSQAATLAERLVRLKAARVVTSDLLRASATAEAIATASGIGVEVDAGLREIHVGSWEGRTAVEVAVENPWFEDALHTGRDFRRSETGETAEEAGERVAGVLARVASAHPGETTVVVGHGLALRVGLSLFLGLGLDASFSLSGLWNCSWTILEHNQRWRLLSYNNVVVNHGGQPPSASSR
- a CDS encoding pyridoxamine 5'-phosphate oxidase family protein, with protein sequence MAIPRDDFVRYVTDHPLGVVSTHDAERGPEAALLTLAPLPDGDVLFDTQVSSRKAHNLAADPRVALVIGTTEESSIQVEGTAAFPADAAEQRAWAAAYEARFPDSQAADAAFTIVRVHPHWLRHYIVGDTIHEGPVDWA